A stretch of the Anaerolineae bacterium genome encodes the following:
- a CDS encoding flavodoxin family protein yields the protein MAVLLALLGSGRAAGYTAGLLDAAVEGAAEVSGVAVERAHLRRYRFGPCTSCFSCIRAPGSGCVLDDDMGRRGEGELYRKVLGAHALLLVDAVHLWGPTAYAHLFFERLYPTLWTGELNGMPFASISCAGNQGMQLLAREEICKWARGKGMRYVGGLAEHAVDYQAALDRARELGSKLARAALEDERGRRPFGDEVERFLAYAGEPFDLARAYLENLTGGTMDASQSLPLLGLRNGAFPDGSAAASDAHKAQGHLEAALDAYKSGDQATCLRRLAAASSAWTSATWHALLEERVVGAVQPSAYKPPVEEP from the coding sequence ATGGCGGTGCTTCTGGCGTTACTGGGGAGCGGGCGGGCGGCCGGCTACACTGCCGGGCTTCTAGACGCTGCCGTTGAGGGCGCGGCGGAGGTGAGTGGCGTGGCGGTAGAGCGGGCCCACCTGCGCCGCTACCGGTTCGGACCTTGCACCAGTTGCTTCTCCTGCATCCGCGCCCCCGGCTCCGGCTGTGTCCTGGACGATGACATGGGCCGACGAGGGGAGGGTGAGCTCTATCGCAAGGTGCTGGGCGCGCACGCCCTTCTTCTGGTGGATGCGGTGCACCTGTGGGGCCCTACGGCCTACGCTCATCTGTTCTTCGAGCGCCTGTACCCCACGCTGTGGACGGGCGAGCTCAACGGCATGCCCTTCGCCTCCATCTCCTGCGCCGGCAACCAGGGGATGCAGCTCCTGGCGCGGGAGGAGATCTGCAAGTGGGCCCGGGGGAAGGGCATGCGCTACGTGGGCGGGCTGGCGGAGCACGCGGTGGACTACCAAGCCGCGTTGGATCGGGCTCGGGAGCTGGGAAGCAAGCTGGCCCGGGCGGCGCTGGAAGACGAGCGCGGGCGCCGACCGTTCGGGGACGAGGTGGAGCGCTTCCTGGCCTACGCCGGGGAGCCCTTCGATCTGGCTCGGGCCTACCTAGAGAACCTGACCGGCGGCACTATGGACGCCAGCCAGAGCCTGCCGCTGTTGGGCCTCAGGAACGGTGCCTTCCCGGACGGTTCCGCGGCGGCGTCGGACGCCCACAAGGCTCAGGGCCACCTGGAAGCGGCGCTGGATGCCTACAAGAGCGGGGACCAGGCTACCTGCCTCAGGCGCCTGGCGGCGGCGTCATCGGCCTGGACCAGCGCCACCTGGCACGCCCTGCTGGAGGAGCGGGTGGTGGGAGCGGTCCAGCCTAGCGCCTACAAGCCGCCGGTGGAGGAGCCCTAG